A portion of the Bifidobacterium bifidum ATCC 29521 = JCM 1255 = DSM 20456 genome contains these proteins:
- a CDS encoding DUF4125 family protein, whose protein sequence is MSDQLIERIVRHEWDQFQRTNNEGGRAACQGNWPVFRQMRTSQFMTWPDPLLDSYLADLVEAERVGRNLVTEKYGRMMESTAPQDFHDNIEPYIPRLSDERIATQEHVIATQVAWAEDFRARYPKLGRAMRVLRTAEDTAQSTSFETYLRGELGTYSERTMALYRRFVDDLLQKGRNLTEETIAHTVALAGFADLAEAEAAQG, encoded by the coding sequence ATGAGCGACCAGCTGATCGAGCGGATAGTGCGTCATGAATGGGATCAGTTCCAGCGCACGAACAACGAGGGCGGGCGGGCCGCCTGCCAAGGCAATTGGCCGGTGTTCCGGCAGATGCGCACGAGCCAGTTCATGACATGGCCCGATCCGCTGCTGGACAGTTATCTGGCCGATCTGGTCGAAGCCGAGCGTGTCGGGCGCAATCTGGTCACGGAGAAGTACGGTCGCATGATGGAGTCCACGGCACCGCAGGATTTCCATGACAACATCGAACCGTACATACCCCGGTTGAGCGATGAACGTATCGCGACGCAGGAGCATGTCATCGCGACGCAGGTGGCGTGGGCCGAGGACTTCCGTGCCCGCTACCCGAAACTCGGCCGGGCCATGCGCGTGCTGCGCACCGCGGAGGACACCGCGCAATCCACGTCGTTCGAAACATATCTGCGCGGGGAGCTCGGCACCTACTCGGAACGCACGATGGCCCTGTACCGGCGTTTCGTCGACGATCTGCTCCAAAAGGGTCGGAACCTGACCGAGGAGACGATCGCCCACACCGTCGCCCTCGCAGGTTTCGCCGATCTCGCCGAAGCGGAGGCCGCACAGGGCTGA
- a CDS encoding PspC domain-containing protein, which translates to MNDTTYAYDAGGAAGPGTNGSDSYGSNPYGSPAPGPQPKPKRQSDRFFSWIRGSAMERGDDRWIAGVCSAIAQRVGWSPTLVRALVLASVVLCGFGLALYAIAWALLPDARDGRILGEELIDGRWDWNMLGVIIMMMLAVAVPGAGLAAALCAALVLWALVQNANRRHGGYGSGSGVSDASGTGDSENGSYRRGWPASSYAYDGADTGEQAADAGTAGSSGPTAPETAGSAAESSVASVRQPFQQPAPGYGFGQPHTADRPARPPMPYQSSPYRPSAGPLPPKYERRKPAGFAIVIGMIGLMLVSGAVLMLANDNSSIESMTRVLTLWIGGVCLALGAVITVLGLMGRRSGGLIPLAWTAAFVAVCVLGVNVAYSYTVDAMQSEGGTLVNVRGVTKYGATDQQIARLQQGVRFVGTNYGDDRVSIDLTRDGVPGISPHKVTDVDGKVRQSTCPVGDLRISAYRARVILTLPQGCSFAFGKRSDGYRLVGSIGGRYTITRNQWGYDFLRLDNTFSGRSGEKPACDGGASNLDYSTIPEGGPELIINVPYTIEGKVAVRYVDDSGGCSSDDAL; encoded by the coding sequence ATGAACGATACAACGTATGCCTATGACGCGGGTGGCGCCGCCGGCCCCGGCACGAATGGTTCGGATTCGTACGGTTCAAATCCGTACGGCTCTCCTGCGCCCGGACCCCAGCCGAAGCCGAAGCGGCAGAGCGACCGGTTCTTCTCGTGGATCCGCGGCAGCGCGATGGAGCGCGGGGACGACCGGTGGATCGCCGGCGTGTGCAGCGCCATCGCGCAGCGCGTGGGATGGAGCCCGACTCTGGTGCGGGCACTGGTGCTGGCGAGCGTGGTGCTATGCGGATTCGGTTTGGCGCTGTATGCCATCGCATGGGCGCTGCTGCCCGATGCGCGGGATGGCCGTATCCTCGGCGAGGAGCTGATCGACGGGCGCTGGGATTGGAACATGCTTGGCGTGATAATCATGATGATGCTGGCGGTCGCCGTCCCCGGTGCCGGTCTCGCGGCGGCCCTGTGCGCGGCGCTGGTGCTGTGGGCCCTGGTGCAGAACGCCAACCGGCGGCATGGCGGATACGGGTCGGGCAGCGGCGTCAGCGATGCCAGCGGTACCGGCGATTCTGAGAACGGCTCATACCGGCGCGGATGGCCGGCCTCGTCATACGCCTATGACGGTGCGGACACGGGAGAGCAGGCGGCCGATGCCGGCACGGCTGGCTCATCAGGGCCCACCGCGCCGGAAACCGCGGGAAGTGCAGCGGAGTCCTCCGTAGCGTCGGTGCGTCAGCCGTTCCAGCAGCCCGCTCCGGGATACGGCTTCGGCCAGCCCCATACCGCCGATCGGCCCGCACGTCCTCCCATGCCGTACCAGTCGTCTCCGTATCGCCCATCGGCGGGGCCTCTTCCACCGAAATACGAGCGCCGCAAGCCGGCCGGTTTCGCCATCGTCATCGGCATGATCGGGCTGATGCTCGTCTCCGGTGCGGTTCTGATGCTGGCAAACGACAACTCATCCATCGAATCGATGACCCGTGTGCTCACGCTGTGGATTGGCGGCGTCTGCCTGGCTCTGGGTGCTGTCATAACGGTGCTTGGCCTGATGGGACGCCGCTCCGGAGGCCTGATTCCGCTCGCCTGGACCGCCGCGTTCGTCGCGGTCTGCGTACTGGGCGTCAACGTCGCTTACAGCTATACGGTGGATGCCATGCAGTCCGAAGGCGGCACGCTGGTCAATGTTCGCGGAGTCACGAAATATGGCGCCACCGATCAGCAGATCGCCCGATTGCAACAGGGCGTGCGGTTCGTCGGCACGAATTACGGCGACGACCGCGTCAGCATTGATCTGACGCGAGATGGCGTGCCCGGCATCAGCCCCCACAAGGTGACGGATGTCGACGGAAAGGTCAGGCAATCGACGTGTCCGGTCGGGGACCTGCGCATCTCGGCCTATCGGGCCCGGGTGATTCTGACTTTGCCGCAAGGATGCAGCTTTGCGTTCGGCAAGCGCAGCGACGGGTATCGGCTCGTCGGTTCTATCGGAGGCCGGTATACGATCACCAGAAACCAGTGGGGATACGATTTCCTGCGTCTGGACAACACGTTCTCGGGCCGTTCCGGTGAGAAGCCGGCGTGCGACGGCGGCGCATCCAACCTCGATTACAGCACCATTCCCGAAGGCGGGCCCGAACTGATCATCAACGTGCCGTACACCATCGAGGGGAAAGTGGCCGTCCGTTATGTCGATGACAGCGGCGGATGCTCATCCGATGACGCCCTGTGA
- a CDS encoding ATP-binding protein, producing MIQPNNPYRQPHAPRRTQWQARRAQPPSAAPSLPLMRPRNGRVLVGVCRGVSLHLGAPVWLVRLAFAAAALAFGAGVIAYVFLWMFMPVGDPVAAAQAMSDAASTGFAEPLSRGNAAYAGTAGDSGRSDADDSSEGLAAALRRAPKPSLVALAGLVFIAISVLLSFAGGRELIVPLAVAVGGLGLAWSRFDADEGKLPSMLGGIVLLFVGYAIFVFTSTVPGWGASPRRIIIGGFVLLAGTALAIVPWVSTLIRSLSTERALKEREEERADMTAHLHDGVLQTLALIQLHSDDPQTVFSLARQQERELREWLYQERTTSDRSVSAGLKAIAAQTEDEHGKPIEVVTVGDARPSAQTDALLDATQQALINAVTHGGEPISVYCEAGADKVEVFVRDHGDGFDVNAIPEGRLGIRESIIGRIRRRGGTVEIVSRPHWGTEVRMHMPVAGGRQPNQRGDATNAGGQHGRPPSGAASYTRTQRET from the coding sequence ATGATCCAGCCGAACAACCCATACCGGCAGCCGCACGCGCCCCGTCGGACGCAATGGCAGGCCCGCCGCGCCCAACCGCCGTCCGCCGCGCCGAGCCTGCCATTGATGCGCCCGCGGAACGGGCGCGTCCTCGTCGGCGTGTGCCGTGGCGTGAGCCTACATCTGGGAGCGCCCGTATGGCTGGTGCGACTCGCGTTCGCCGCGGCCGCTCTCGCGTTCGGGGCCGGCGTCATCGCATACGTGTTCCTGTGGATGTTCATGCCGGTCGGCGATCCCGTCGCCGCCGCGCAGGCCATGTCGGATGCGGCCTCGACAGGTTTCGCCGAGCCGCTCTCCCGCGGTAATGCGGCATACGCCGGCACCGCGGGTGACAGTGGCCGCAGCGACGCCGACGACTCCTCGGAGGGACTGGCGGCGGCTCTGCGCCGCGCCCCGAAACCTTCACTGGTGGCATTGGCCGGTCTGGTGTTCATCGCCATAAGCGTGCTGCTGTCGTTTGCCGGCGGACGGGAGCTGATCGTGCCGCTGGCCGTCGCCGTCGGCGGCCTCGGACTGGCATGGTCGCGGTTTGACGCGGACGAGGGCAAACTGCCATCGATGCTTGGCGGCATCGTGCTTCTGTTCGTCGGCTATGCGATCTTCGTGTTCACCAGCACGGTTCCGGGGTGGGGCGCGTCCCCTCGCCGCATCATCATCGGCGGGTTCGTACTGCTGGCCGGCACGGCTCTGGCGATCGTGCCTTGGGTGAGCACGCTCATCCGCTCCCTATCCACCGAGCGCGCACTCAAGGAGCGTGAAGAGGAACGTGCCGACATGACCGCGCACCTGCACGATGGCGTGCTGCAGACGCTCGCCCTGATCCAGCTGCACAGCGACGACCCGCAGACCGTGTTCTCGCTCGCCCGGCAGCAGGAGCGCGAACTGCGCGAATGGCTGTATCAGGAACGCACCACATCGGACCGTTCGGTCAGCGCCGGGCTGAAGGCCATCGCCGCGCAGACGGAAGACGAGCACGGCAAACCGATCGAAGTGGTGACCGTGGGCGACGCGAGGCCCAGTGCCCAGACCGACGCGCTGCTCGATGCCACGCAGCAGGCGCTCATCAACGCCGTGACGCATGGCGGCGAGCCCATCTCCGTGTATTGCGAGGCCGGCGCCGACAAGGTTGAGGTCTTCGTGCGCGATCATGGCGATGGGTTCGACGTGAACGCGATTCCCGAGGGCCGGCTCGGCATCCGCGAGTCGATCATCGGGCGGATCCGACGACGGGGCGGTACAGTGGAGATCGTATCGAGGCCGCATTGGGGCACCGAGGTGCGCATGCACATGCCGGTCGCAGGCGGACGGCAACCGAACCAGCGGGGCGATGCCACGAACGCCGGCGGGCAGCATGGACGACCGCCATCCGGCGCGGCATCATACACACGCACGCAGAGGGAAACATGA
- a CDS encoding LuxR C-terminal-related transcriptional regulator yields the protein MIRQVKHMGQADSTSIGPTSGADARQGAAGEFGSVECNDVESGRATDTDTTPREAAATPIRVAVVDDHEMFRAGVIATLQPYFHIVGQAADVEGSIAMIADIRPDVVLLDVHVPGGEGGGGAEILAKSQPLSPASAFLALSVSDSPQDVGSVIRAGARGYVTKTITGDDLISSIKQVHEGYAVFSPKLAGFVLSAFQGAPMDGAGGARGRDEELDLLSGREQEVMRLIARGYTYKEVAAELFISIKTVETHMSNVLRKLQLSNRTELTRWAADRRIV from the coding sequence ATGATTCGACAGGTGAAGCATATGGGTCAGGCAGACAGCACAAGCATCGGACCGACATCAGGAGCGGATGCGAGGCAAGGGGCGGCCGGTGAGTTCGGCAGCGTGGAGTGCAACGACGTGGAGTCCGGCAGAGCCACTGATACGGATACCACTCCCCGCGAAGCTGCGGCGACGCCGATTCGCGTGGCCGTCGTCGACGACCATGAGATGTTCCGCGCCGGTGTCATCGCCACGCTGCAGCCGTACTTCCACATCGTCGGGCAGGCCGCCGACGTGGAAGGCTCGATCGCGATGATCGCCGACATCAGACCGGACGTGGTGCTGCTCGACGTGCACGTACCCGGCGGCGAGGGAGGAGGAGGCGCGGAGATCCTCGCCAAATCGCAGCCGCTCTCCCCCGCTTCCGCGTTCCTGGCGCTGTCGGTGTCGGATTCGCCGCAGGACGTCGGCTCGGTGATTCGTGCCGGCGCACGCGGATACGTTACCAAAACCATCACCGGCGACGATCTGATCTCATCCATCAAGCAGGTGCACGAAGGGTATGCGGTGTTCTCGCCGAAACTGGCCGGATTCGTGCTGTCCGCCTTCCAGGGGGCGCCGATGGACGGGGCCGGCGGCGCGCGGGGCCGCGACGAGGAGCTGGACCTGCTGTCAGGCCGCGAGCAGGAGGTCATGCGCCTGATCGCCCGCGGATACACATACAAGGAGGTCGCCGCCGAATTGTTCATCTCCATCAAGACCGTGGAGACCCACATGTCAAACGTGCTGCGCAAATTGCAGCTGTCCAACCGCACTGAACTGACCCGCTGGGCAGCCGACCGCCGCATCGTATGA
- the gndA gene encoding NADP-dependent phosphogluconate dehydrogenase translates to MTAEANVGVVGLAAMGASLARNLARHGNKVAVFNRHYSRTEKLITEHGSEGEFFPAKTMEEFVASLKKPRTAIIMVKAGEPTDAMIGQLADLMEPGDIIVDAGNAHFPDTIRREKAISARGLHFVGCGVSGGEEGALLGPSMMPGGSEESWKTLKPIFESIAAKAEGEPCVTHIGENGAGHFVKMVHNGIEYSDMQLISESYDLMRRALGMTPAEIGDVFEEWNKTELESYLIEITADVLHQVDKKTGKPLVDVIVDHAGMKGTGTWTVQSALDLAVPVTGIAEAVFARGLSGQAELRAEAQKQDFEGPSGVVPMAEEDKVAFINDIREALYASKIVAYAQGFNEITEAAKVYDWKIDLAAVARIWRGGCIIRAKFLNRISDAFENGEANVSLLFAPYFKDAIETAERSWRRVVSRAITFGIPVPVFASSLEYFDGLRSPRLPAALIQGQRDYFGAHTYQRTDMPGAFHTLWAEPGREEIIA, encoded by the coding sequence ATGACCGCTGAAGCAAACGTCGGTGTCGTCGGACTGGCCGCAATGGGAGCGAGCCTCGCCCGCAATCTCGCCCGTCACGGCAACAAGGTGGCGGTGTTCAACCGTCACTATTCGCGTACCGAGAAACTCATCACCGAGCATGGCAGCGAGGGCGAGTTCTTCCCCGCGAAGACGATGGAGGAATTCGTGGCATCGCTGAAGAAGCCGCGCACCGCGATCATCATGGTCAAGGCGGGCGAGCCGACCGACGCGATGATCGGCCAGCTGGCCGATCTGATGGAGCCGGGCGACATCATCGTCGACGCCGGCAACGCGCACTTCCCCGATACGATCCGCCGCGAGAAGGCGATCAGCGCCCGCGGACTGCACTTCGTCGGCTGCGGCGTGTCCGGCGGCGAGGAAGGCGCCCTGCTCGGACCCTCGATGATGCCCGGCGGCAGCGAGGAGTCCTGGAAGACGCTCAAGCCGATCTTCGAGTCCATCGCGGCGAAGGCCGAGGGTGAGCCGTGCGTGACGCATATCGGCGAGAACGGCGCTGGCCATTTCGTGAAGATGGTGCACAACGGCATCGAATACTCCGACATGCAGCTCATCTCCGAGAGCTACGACCTGATGCGTCGCGCGCTCGGTATGACGCCGGCTGAGATCGGCGACGTGTTCGAGGAGTGGAACAAGACCGAGCTGGAGTCCTACCTGATCGAGATCACCGCCGACGTGCTGCATCAAGTCGACAAGAAGACCGGCAAGCCGCTGGTCGACGTGATCGTGGATCACGCGGGCATGAAGGGCACCGGCACGTGGACCGTGCAGTCGGCGCTTGATCTGGCCGTGCCGGTGACCGGTATCGCCGAGGCCGTGTTCGCGCGAGGACTGTCCGGGCAGGCCGAGCTTCGCGCCGAAGCCCAGAAGCAGGACTTCGAGGGACCGTCCGGCGTGGTGCCGATGGCCGAGGAAGACAAGGTCGCGTTCATCAATGACATCCGCGAGGCGCTGTACGCTTCGAAGATCGTCGCGTACGCCCAGGGCTTCAACGAGATCACCGAAGCCGCCAAGGTGTATGACTGGAAGATCGATCTGGCTGCGGTGGCGCGCATCTGGCGCGGTGGCTGCATCATCCGTGCAAAGTTCCTGAACCGCATCTCCGACGCGTTCGAGAACGGCGAAGCCAACGTGTCTCTGCTGTTCGCCCCGTACTTCAAGGACGCGATCGAGACCGCCGAGCGCTCGTGGCGACGCGTGGTCTCCCGTGCGATTACATTCGGCATCCCGGTGCCGGTGTTCGCCTCCTCGCTGGAGTACTTCGACGGCCTGCGCTCCCCGCGCCTGCCCGCCGCCCTGATCCAGGGCCAGCGCGACTACTTCGGCGCCCACACCTACCAGCGCACCGACATGCCCGGTGCTTTCCACACGTTGTGGGCTGAGCCTGGCCGTGAGGAAATCATTGCGTGA
- the pgl gene encoding 6-phosphogluconolactonase, which produces MSQRKTVTCPNPDVLAQAVAVRVLTTIRNLLAEPGRSRVDIALTGGTDGNRVLRAIGTDPLADDLDASRVHIWWGDERFVPEDSDDRNAKQARRFLNILVERGLMPEENIHEMPADTRDAAQIAAATDEENDAVLADAAAAYQKELIEQLGEEPTLDIALFGVGPDAHFASLFPGRPEVLIDDPHVLVAGVRDSPKPPPLRVTLTVPMIARSRHTWVFASGERKADAVAAAFAQPRNPQAPSSFADGEELIWYIDQDAASKL; this is translated from the coding sequence ATGTCGCAAAGAAAAACCGTAACATGCCCGAACCCCGATGTTCTGGCGCAAGCTGTGGCCGTGCGCGTGCTGACCACGATCAGGAACCTGCTCGCCGAACCGGGGCGCAGCCGCGTGGATATAGCGCTGACCGGCGGGACCGACGGCAATCGCGTGCTGCGCGCGATCGGCACCGACCCGCTGGCCGATGACCTGGACGCCTCGCGCGTGCACATCTGGTGGGGCGACGAGCGGTTCGTGCCCGAGGACAGCGACGACCGCAACGCCAAGCAGGCGCGGCGGTTCCTGAACATCCTGGTGGAGCGCGGGCTGATGCCGGAGGAGAACATCCACGAGATGCCCGCTGACACGCGCGACGCCGCACAGATCGCCGCAGCCACCGACGAGGAGAACGATGCGGTGCTGGCCGATGCGGCCGCCGCCTACCAAAAGGAGCTGATCGAGCAGCTGGGGGAGGAGCCGACGCTGGACATCGCGTTGTTCGGCGTCGGCCCGGATGCGCATTTCGCGTCGCTGTTCCCCGGCCGGCCTGAAGTGCTGATCGACGACCCGCATGTGCTGGTCGCCGGCGTGCGCGATTCGCCGAAGCCGCCGCCGCTGCGCGTGACGCTCACCGTTCCCATGATCGCCCGTTCGCGGCACACGTGGGTGTTCGCGTCCGGGGAGCGCAAGGCCGATGCGGTCGCCGCCGCCTTCGCCCAGCCGCGCAATCCGCAGGCCCCGAGCTCCTTCGCCGACGGCGAGGAACTCATCTGGTACATCGACCAGGACGCCGCCAGCAAGCTGTGA
- a CDS encoding glucose-6-phosphate dehydrogenase assembly protein OpcA produces MIIEMPNTRTREISQKIDELHEERGESATGRVLTLLISTTEDELEQALELANAASREHPCRVIAISPRRGNGVRKPVEGAPKPAEDADAAYDNSNLDAQVRFGADAGAGEIIVLHPRGGLVHHPDTLVIPLLVPDAPVVAWWPNEAPANPSKDLLGAMARSRITDAMHSSNPYRTIEDLRRNWSPKNVDMAWTRLTVWRAMLATMLDQPPHLPISTVKVSGPKGFLPMDLLAAWLRLKLNVPVIMEEVPGATAVTGVYLTRADGTLSLERPDAKEGIAVISTPGQSPQSISVPTRTLEECLSEELRQLDPDEVYAEVITQGWNLIHPAE; encoded by the coding sequence ATGATTATCGAAATGCCGAACACCCGCACCCGCGAGATATCGCAGAAGATCGACGAGTTGCACGAGGAGCGCGGCGAGTCGGCGACCGGCCGCGTGCTGACGCTGCTGATCTCCACCACCGAGGACGAGCTGGAGCAGGCGCTGGAACTGGCCAACGCCGCCAGCCGCGAGCACCCGTGCCGTGTCATCGCCATCTCCCCGCGGCGTGGAAATGGCGTGCGCAAGCCCGTCGAGGGTGCGCCCAAGCCCGCCGAGGACGCGGATGCGGCGTACGACAATTCCAATCTGGACGCCCAGGTGCGCTTCGGCGCGGACGCCGGTGCCGGTGAGATCATCGTGCTGCACCCGCGTGGTGGGCTGGTCCATCATCCCGACACGTTGGTCATCCCACTGCTCGTGCCCGACGCGCCGGTCGTGGCGTGGTGGCCGAACGAGGCGCCGGCCAACCCGTCCAAGGACCTGCTCGGCGCGATGGCGAGGAGTCGCATCACCGACGCCATGCACTCGTCGAACCCCTACCGCACCATCGAGGATCTGCGCCGCAACTGGTCGCCGAAGAACGTGGACATGGCATGGACGCGCCTGACGGTGTGGCGTGCGATGCTCGCCACCATGCTCGACCAGCCGCCGCACCTGCCGATCAGCACGGTGAAGGTCTCCGGTCCGAAGGGCTTCCTGCCCATGGATTTGCTGGCGGCCTGGCTGCGGCTGAAGCTCAACGTGCCCGTCATCATGGAGGAGGTGCCCGGCGCGACCGCCGTGACCGGCGTATACCTGACGCGCGCGGACGGGACGCTCAGTCTGGAGCGGCCGGACGCGAAGGAGGGCATCGCCGTCATCAGCACGCCTGGCCAGTCGCCGCAATCCATCAGCGTGCCCACGAGGACGCTTGAGGAATGCCTGAGCGAAGAGCTGCGTCAGCTCGACCCGGATGAAGTGTATGCTGAAGTCATCACCCAGGGATGGAATCTGATTCATCCTGCCGAATAA
- the zwf gene encoding glucose-6-phosphate dehydrogenase has product MVRMTDSVSATPTAWTNPLRDPRDLRLPRIAGPCSIVIFGVTGDLSRKKLLPAIYDLANRGLLPPSFGLTGFARRDWTEDHFRDFVREHVQQHCRTPFRESTWKQLAKGIRFVQGTFDDSAAFARLSDTVAELDRDRGTRGNHAFYMSVPPRAFPVVARQLADCGLARSSEGAWRRVIIEKPFGHDLASAKELDRVVSEVFDPSSVFRIDHYLGKETVQNMLALRFANAMYEPIWNANYVDHVQITMAEDIGVAGRAGYYDGIGAARDIIQNHLLQLLALTAMEEPVSFTASDLTAEKTKILSAVRLPKDLAAHTARGQYAAGWQGSHDVVGYLEEKGIDPASTTETYAAIRLDIDTRRWAGVPFYLRTGKRLGKRVTEIAVVFKRAPHLPFESTATRELGKNAIVIRVQPDEGVTIRFGSKVPGGTAMEVRDVSMDFSYGRSFTESSPEAYERLILDVLLGDPPLFPTTEEVNLSWKILDPIEEFWSTLGQPQPYRAGTWGPTEADEMLARDGRHWRMP; this is encoded by the coding sequence ATGGTGCGTATGACTGATTCCGTTTCCGCCACGCCAACCGCGTGGACCAATCCACTGCGCGATCCGCGCGATTTGCGCCTGCCGCGCATCGCAGGCCCGTGCAGCATCGTGATCTTCGGCGTGACCGGCGATTTGTCGCGCAAGAAACTGCTGCCCGCGATCTATGACCTCGCCAACCGCGGCCTGTTGCCGCCGAGCTTTGGACTGACCGGCTTCGCACGCCGCGACTGGACCGAAGACCATTTCAGGGATTTCGTCCGCGAGCACGTGCAGCAGCATTGCCGCACCCCGTTCCGCGAATCGACGTGGAAGCAGCTCGCAAAGGGCATCCGTTTCGTGCAGGGGACGTTCGATGACTCCGCGGCGTTCGCGCGGTTGAGCGACACGGTCGCTGAACTGGACCGCGACCGGGGCACGCGCGGCAACCATGCCTTCTACATGTCGGTGCCGCCGCGGGCGTTCCCCGTGGTGGCGCGTCAGCTCGCCGACTGCGGACTGGCCCGCTCGTCCGAGGGCGCATGGCGACGCGTGATCATCGAGAAGCCGTTCGGCCACGATCTGGCCAGCGCCAAGGAGCTCGACCGTGTGGTCTCCGAGGTGTTCGACCCGTCGAGCGTGTTCCGCATCGACCATTATCTCGGCAAGGAAACCGTGCAGAACATGCTGGCGCTGCGTTTCGCCAACGCGATGTACGAGCCGATCTGGAACGCCAACTACGTCGACCACGTGCAGATCACGATGGCCGAGGACATCGGCGTGGCCGGCCGCGCCGGATACTATGACGGCATCGGCGCAGCGCGCGACATCATCCAGAATCATCTGCTGCAGCTGCTGGCCCTGACCGCCATGGAGGAGCCGGTCTCGTTCACCGCCTCCGACCTGACCGCCGAGAAGACGAAGATCCTCTCCGCGGTGCGTCTGCCGAAGGACCTCGCCGCACACACCGCTCGCGGACAGTACGCCGCCGGCTGGCAGGGCTCGCATGACGTCGTCGGATACCTGGAGGAGAAGGGCATTGACCCGGCGTCTACCACCGAGACCTATGCGGCGATCCGGCTTGACATCGACACCCGCCGCTGGGCCGGTGTGCCGTTCTATCTTCGTACCGGCAAGCGTCTCGGCAAGCGTGTCACCGAGATCGCCGTCGTGTTCAAACGCGCGCCGCACCTGCCGTTCGAGTCGACCGCGACACGCGAGCTCGGCAAGAACGCGATCGTGATCCGCGTACAGCCCGACGAGGGCGTGACGATCCGCTTTGGCTCCAAGGTGCCTGGCGGCACGGCGATGGAGGTACGTGACGTCTCGATGGACTTCAGCTACGGCCGTTCGTTCACGGAGAGCTCGCCGGAGGCATACGAGCGACTGATTCTCGACGTGCTGCTCGGCGACCCGCCGCTGTTCCCGACCACCGAAGAGGTCAACCTGTCGTGGAAGATCCTCGACCCGATCGAGGAATTCTGGTCCACGCTCGGTCAGCCGCAGCCGTATCGTGCCGGCACGTGGGGGCCGACGGAGGCCGATGAAATGCTCGCACGCGACGGACGCCACTGGAGGATGCCATGA
- a CDS encoding HTH domain-containing protein, producing the protein MKDREFDDDEIDYLRSLPAVNSVGRNRIRYTGQFREYCMQRYRAGDSPTGIFRDVGLDPSLIGYKRIERCIARWKMMEPADDDAEPISADKFPRTGNPLIPPAPIRAATIRENFGGSAAKDLRDMLIAQQIRYIHELTAENDRLRERNRRLESGLREDEGETGEQSGETDQPTL; encoded by the coding sequence ATGAAAGACAGAGAGTTTGACGACGACGAGATTGACTACCTGCGTTCACTGCCTGCCGTGAACAGCGTCGGACGGAACCGCATCCGATACACCGGCCAGTTCCGCGAATACTGCATGCAGCGGTATCGTGCGGGGGACTCGCCGACGGGTATATTCCGCGACGTCGGGCTTGACCCGTCGCTTATCGGATACAAGCGCATCGAACGGTGCATCGCGCGTTGGAAGATGATGGAACCGGCTGATGACGACGCCGAGCCGATATCCGCTGACAAGTTCCCGCGTACCGGCAATCCGCTGATTCCGCCGGCGCCGATTCGCGCGGCCACGATCCGCGAGAATTTCGGCGGATCGGCGGCCAAGGACCTGCGCGATATGCTCATAGCGCAGCAGATCCGGTACATCCACGAGCTGACCGCGGAGAACGACAGGCTCCGCGAACGCAACCGGAGACTCGAATCCGGACTGCGGGAGGATGAGGGCGAGACCGGCGAGCAGAGCGGGGAGACGGACCAGCCCACGCTCTGA